The DNA sequence TAGGATTGTGTATTTGGCTGATGTTATTTTGGTCTTTGGCCCAGGCCTGAGGGTTGAAAGGGTTTACAACGTTTTAAGTGTGTTAACAAGCACTTTGGGGTTGATATATTATAAATTAACTTGAATTTCTTTTTCCAAGCCGTCCGActtgatttaaatgaaatattttttagatttagatattcatcagtccatGGGGATACATGTGGAGAACCATGCACCTCCACAAAAACATCATCCCAATTGTGAGTATGGTGGAGGGAGCATCATGGTTTGGGGCTTTGCTGGTACTGAACCTGGAAAACTTGTCCTTGTGAACGGAAAATGAATTCCCTAGTTTCTGAAGGTCTCttacaggataatgtcagggtgtctgtctgcaagctgaagctcagaagaagcaGGATGGTAATGGATGATGTAGCAGGATAATGACACTAAACATAGAAGTTAGAcacaaaatccaccttttggagAGGATGAGTTGGAACTCAATAAAGAGGCAGTGGAATGAGCTCAACAGAGCCATTCACACCAGATGTCTTAAGATTATGGCTGAGCTGAAGGAGTTCTGTGAGGAACAGGAAGCACTTGTTTGAGATCACTGCCACCAAAGCTGGTTCAGCCAGTTACTCAAACCATCACTGTGTATGTTTAACagttgtgtttaataaaaacatgacagataATGTGTCTGATAATTATGATGCCCATAAAAAGGATTTCTGTACATTCTTTCTACCTACAGTGATAAAGTTCGTTTTAAAATGTGCCAAAcaacaaactttgttttacttctaTTCTATTCAGATCTTTCCCTGAAAAAAAGACACTCATGTCATCAGCAAATATGACAAATTTCAATACAGCGGATGCTTTAGAGAtgtcatttatatataaaatgaacATCTTAGCTCTTAATACTGAACCCTGTGGAACTCTTTCGAAGGTCTGatgttatttgtgtttacatACTGATAACTATTATAGTGTTAGATCCTCATCCAAGAGCTTGTTATCCTCCTAATACTATGTTTTTATATAAGAATAATTTTAACTAATTAGTTAATTCATTAAATTTCCATGCCAGTTAAAACTGGTTACAACAGGTTACTATCATGTATTACATAATATCTCTCATTATTACCCTGTCAATTGAATTAAAGGTGATCGttcatggatttattttttaactgtatcAATTATCTATCAATTTTGACGTGCATTTTACAGTTTGTCATCCATGGCTCACTcttgttaatgttaattattattattattattatcctgCTGTGATCTCTCAAAGAACAATGTTAAGTAGGTCAACAgatatttctacattttccatttcagcATAAAGCGCTTTTCCAGTTTAATGTCATTAATtctgttttaaaagtttgaattGTGTCAGGGTGTGTCAGTGTCTTACACACATGTTCTGTTATCATTGATGATTTATTAAAAGTCAATATTTCTGCAGATTAATTGTAACTGGGACTGAAGTTTGATTATTGATCACTTCCTGTGTCTGAACTGATCATGTCCATATATTTTCAGCTGCATTCCACAGACAGAATGAAATGTACATGAACATGTTGGATCAGAGGACCGACCCAAAACTGCTCAATGATGTAAAATGGTCCTGATTATGTTGAGGCTCATGGACTGAAAAGTTATAACCACGCTTAATAAACACTGGGTTGTAGAAATAAAATTAGATTTGATCATCGCCCCGGAAGGACCAGAAACCGCATAACCAGTCTACCCAGTCCGCTGTGCGATCCCGGCAGTTTTCCGGGTGACCTGTGATGGCAGCAGAGTTCAGACCCGGATCCAGCTCGGATCGATCAGACtctttgcctctctctctgtctctctcgcaCATACACAGTTCGCTGTCTGGCCGACCGATTCAGGTGCTCGTGTTCGTGACAGTGTTCGGTCTGTCAGTGTTCGGCCGGTTTGATCCGGTTTCTTCTGGTTCCGGCCGCTTGTTCCGGAACTTTTTTGATTGTGTGAAGCTTCAGTCTCGCGTTAACTGATAGCATTAGTCCGTGTAGTTTCTGTTAGCTTTACCACCCGGAACATTTCCGCTGCGGAGTCTTGGTTTCACATAGAACCCTCTGCTGCAGTTCGGACCGGAGTAATAGCGCAGCTCCGAGACTAGTTAGCCAGGTCGGTTAGCAGGGGAGCTAAACTTCCAGGCTAAGCTTTAGCCGGAGTTAGCAGTTAGCAACTAGCCTGGTCTTCCTTCGTGCTCCTCATGCCGGCGATGCTGGAGAGAAACCCGGAGGCTCCGGGGAAGAGGAGAGGCAGAGCCCCAGCGGGCGGCGGCGGCAGTGGCACTGGAGTGGCACCGAACCCCGGCGGGAAAACCCTGTCCGGCAATGGAACCAGCACCAACAGCTGCTGGGAAGAAGGAAGTTCAGGCTCCAGCAGCGACGAAGAGCATGGTGGGTAGCCTCGGTCGCTGTAGTACTCTGAGAACTCCTCACTACTCCTGAGTACTGCTACTGAGTACTTCCGTgtactgtgtgtgcaggtgGGGGAGGAATGCGGGTTGGACCGCAGTACCAGGCCGTGGTTCCAGATTATGACCCAGGTATGAGACTTAAAACTGATCGTTAGCCTGGAAGTGGAGTGGTAGCCTCGAACAACAGGAGCTCGAAACTACGTGATCCTGTTTCCAGTTCCTCAAATTGCTTCCAGCCCTTAAGACCATGTCTTTTGGTGGTTCTAACAGAACAATAAACCGAACTGAGACTAATTATATAATTGCATTGACAtagtttgtaaattatttaagttCTAGTTCTGTATGACTGACTATGGTTCTGATAAAGTAGGCAGGTCTTAATCCTATTCttctttaatttctgtttaaatattgcTAATTATGAAATAGTTTGACACCACAACGAGTTTAACTGGTCTTATCTCTGTTATTTATTCCAGACTGAAATGGGTCTAATGCAACATGTATGCGTGAAGTTTAAACTAGGCCAGTACTGAGGTTCTGGTCTGTTACAGAAACACTAGGAAGAGCATTCAAGATTCTGTTAAGACTTAAACAGAACTCCTGAtatttaactgtgtgtttgtttgtgtttttgaatgtgtgtgtgtgtgtgtgtgtgtgtgtgtgtgggggggggggtaccaGAAGTGGCCAAGGCAGCTCAGGTCAGAGAAAACCTTGGGATGTTGGTTTGGATCCCCAGCAGCTGCCTGAACCAGACTCAATGTAAGAAACTCAGATTTTAGTTTTGCACTGTATAAACTGTCAGAGACACAAACCTGACAtttctgatgtaaaaatgtgaatgtaaatcttctgtaaaaatgtaaaaattctgTTGCAGTGGATGAGTACGTCACAATTGCTAAAGAGAAACATGGATATAACATGGAGCAGGTGAACTACTTAATGTTCACAGTCAAATATAGTTTACCTTAGTTTACCTGTGCATACGTGAGGTAACTGGTGCATACCTGTGCTCCAGGCTCTGGGGATGCTCTTCTGGCACAAACATAACATCGAGAAGTCTCTGGCTGATCTGCCAAACTTCACTCCGTTTCCTGATGAGTGGACAGTGGAGGACAAAGTCCTGTTTGAACAGGCTTTTAGTTTCCATGGGAAGAGCTTCCACCGCATCCAGCAGATGGTTTGTCATCAGTTTAACAAGTATAATTGCATGAGTGAAAAGGGTACAGAGTTTGTTCTGCTGTGTAATGTAGACTGTTTCTATGCAGTTACCTGATAAGTCGATGGCCAGTTTGGTTCGGTTCTATTACTCCTGGAAAAAGAGTCGCAGTAAAACCAGTCTGATGGACAGGCAGACCCGCAAACACAAGAGGGAGCGAGGAGATAGGTGAGCTGCAGCATGTACAGGCAACACGTCAGATAACATGATGGGTCACACAACAGGCATTGGGCAAATAACACGGTACCAATTCATGGAACAGCACAGGCAATACAAGTAAAATGACATCACGCGTGTGAACCTTACAGGCgaactgtgtttctgtttcagtgaGGATGAAGCTGATGATGGAAATTTACCAAGTGACTCTGAGTTCGACCAAAACAACAAGAAGGAGGTGAAACTGTTTACCAACTGTTGTCTGACTGCTCGCTCACGgtttgttgaatgttttttttttacaatttactgGTTTCAGGTGAGTTCTGGATCTGAACGATCAGAGGTAAAACCAGCAGCAGGACTTAAGGTAAAAACATCTAAACACATGCAATCTCTTACTCTCTTTCTGTAGTTGCAGACAAGTGGTGTCTCAGCAgttgtgtctgtctgcagtaacctgtctctctctctcgtctctctctctgtactGGTAGACAGGTAAAGCGTCCCAGCGAATGAAGAAACGTCCCCCTAGAGGAATGTTTCTGAATCAGCAGGACGTCGTCTCTCTGTCATCTTCGTCTGCTCAGGGACTTATCAGACACCTGGACAGTCAGCTGGTTTCCATCAAGAGACAGGTGTGTCTACCTGTGTGCTCCACCTGTCCcctcatctgtctctctcttcccttttgTCCTCTCTCACCTCTCTTTCTCTAACCAGATTCAGACAATCAAACAGACAAACTCGGCTCTGAAGGAGAAAGTCAGCTCAGGAATCGATGAGTTCAGGCAACCTGaggtaaccatggcaacacagCAACTGAGTGGAAATTTTGCTCTGCGTAGTAACAGCAacttgttgctgtgtttttgttttaggtgAATCAGAAGTTTAACACCCGTTGGACGACAGAAGAGCAACTGTTGGCTGTACAAGGTAACACGTTAGCTACCTTTGTCCATGTGGACTGACACACACCTGAGCTACCTGTGACCAGGTGAATGGAATAATTAGTGACTTTTGTTCTCCTCCAATCACATGCAGCAATCAGGAAGTATGGACGGGACTTCCAGGCGATTTCAGATGTGATTGGTAACAAATCGGTGGTACAGGTGAAGAACTTCCTGGTGAATTATAGACGCAGATTCAATCTAGACGAAGTTCTTCAGGAGTGGGAGGCAGAGCATGGGATGGAGGGGGGAgatagaggaggagaggaggacaaGGCAGAAGAGAAGATGGAGGTGTCTcctgctgaggaggaggaggaggtcacTGTCAAGGAGACAAAGGAGGTGAGCAGAACTTCACTGCATACTTAGAATCCTCAGATTGTACTTCTTATTCGGGTGTTTAAAGTGCTACTTGACAAACACTGAGACAGAAAACTAGAACCatgtttccagaaaagttgggactgAAGGAATCTTTGCCACTGTGTTGCAAAACCTTTTGACAAAACAAGTGAAGAGAatagctgcttttattttgtaatgtaaattttCCTCATTGATATAGAATAGTTGATATAGAATCTCATAATGTTCCCAGGTTTTTGACAGGGTGGGAGAGATTTGGACTGCAGAGAGATCAGTTTATTACCTGGATTCCTTTACTTATGACCCATGCAGTTTCCAATACCTGCAGAAAATTTTGATTTGTTAAGTcgttgtgttgctgaaataaacaagACATTCACTGCAAAGACATTGTCTGTTACTCTAAAACCTGTAGACACCATTCAGCGTTAATTGAGCCTTTTGCAGATGTTTAAATCACCCCTGCTGTGTTCATTACTTCCCCCACAGTGGGGGTTGGACTAACTCTAACCCTGCAGTGTTTCCATCAGAGTCATGTcattctctgctgttttttatttatctgtaatctctaaatgttttaatgatattctGTACTGTAGAAGATGAAATCCCCAAAGtcttttatagttttatgttgAGACACATTATTCTCAGGGTGTCAAACATAACACACTTTTTGATGATGATGCTCATCTTTACTTCTAAAGTTTATTGTaatgtacaatttaaaaaatagttattaaatgatttgcaaatctctgcattgtttttgtttaggttttacagtgtcccaacttttttgaaaactGGTTTTGAGCTTTGTGCTTAGAgaaattattagtattattgccagtattaattattaatattagtttTCTCACATGAGACTCAACTAAATCACTACTGTTTCCACTTTGTCCTGTAGGACTTGTCCTCTGTGGTGGACCCCCTGAAGTCTTTGGCCTCCTGAAACTCTTTAAGGCTGCCCCTTGACGATTTAACCACGTCACCCCTGGTTTCTGGTCCTGCCGCTCTGattttacatcattttattttttttcctttatatttgagtttttttggATCAGGTTTGAGGTTTGGATCATGAACTGCACCTCTCATTGTGGTCCTCACATCTATGGACCAATCAGGAATCAGGCCTCACCTGCCAAACcaatgtttatattttctatcTTTAATCtgctttaatttgattttgcCAGGTTTTCTCTTGTTGTGTTTGGGGATGGGGGGTTTCAACTGATGCCGCCATGTAAGATGATGTCACTCAGGTAGGGGTGCACTGTCCTGATTTCAtcctgatttttttccccctccctaCTTTAAGATGTTTTAGACAAGCGACAATAAAACCAAAGTTCATCAATTAAATTACTGTtattctcatttctttttcacttatGAAAAACCTTACGTAAAACGTAAGATTTTAAAGGCAGGACTTATTCTTCGAATGGAGTATTGTTCGATCACAGCATTAGTCCTCCTTTCAGAGGGAATGGGTTAAGTGTGATCCGCCTGTAGCTGTTCATATGAACAATGAAAACGTTACATTTTTATAGcagaacacaaaaaacaaaaacaaatgtgagctATTATCACGCATCTTAATTTTCTTTCCGGATCCGCTTTTGTTTTTAGAGCTTTTTTCACAATGTCCAGTTATTTCTGTCCACCTTAAAGCCTTTTCTCATCGGTGGATgattatttaacaaataaatatttactgaactgaaaataacacacacagtctgcaCACACCaatcagagagaaaagaatcaGTAAAATAAACTTCATATACCGTTTTCGGTGAGAGAAAGGCCGGGAGATTCGATTCCTCGCAGCGGTCTGTAGAAAACAGCGCCCCCCGGCGGACTGGCTCTGTCTCCGGGCAGCTGGGGGATTTCCTGGGCGGAAGCTGCGGAGGGGGTTTCCAGTGTGATCAGCCCGTTCTCCCCGCTGGATCTCTGAACTGGATCCCAGTGACTTATCTCCCTTACACAGACACGGGCCACGGATAACGCGGAGAACCTTGAACCCAAACTCGGACCATGAGGAGTCCGCCTGAATCCCGGAGGCTCGGAGGTAGCGGCAGCAGCAGGTTGACGGTTTGAATCCCGGAGAGAGTCCGCCAAGCCGACGAGCTGCTGAGCCGAGCTGTGGCCTGCCGAGGAGATTCATGTGAGTCCCATAAAGGAAAGAGACCTAGTAGAACTTGTTATAACCTCAGCAGAACCTCGACAGAAGCTCAGTGGCAGCCGGTGTTAGCCGTTGTTTAGCCGGTGTTAGCACCAGGTTTGTCCCCGAGAATCCAGGTCGAAGCTAACGATGCTAACAGTCCATTAGCATTA is a window from the Channa argus isolate prfri chromosome 16, Channa argus male v1.0, whole genome shotgun sequence genome containing:
- the rcor1 gene encoding REST corepressor 1 isoform X2; protein product: MPAMLERNPEAPGKRRGRAPAGGGGSGTGVAPNPGGKTLSGNGTSTNSCWEEGSSGSSSDEEHGGGGMRVGPQYQAVVPDYDPEVAKAAQVRENLGMLVWIPSSCLNQTQLDEYVTIAKEKHGYNMEQALGMLFWHKHNIEKSLADLPNFTPFPDEWTVEDKVLFEQAFSFHGKSFHRIQQMLPDKSMASLVRFYYSWKKSRSKTSLMDRQTRKHKRERGDSEDEADDGNLPSDSEFDQNNKKEIQTIKQTNSALKEKVSSGIDEFRQPEVNQKFNTRWTTEEQLLAVQAIRKYGRDFQAISDVIGNKSVVQVKNFLVNYRRRFNLDEVLQEWEAEHGMEGGDRGGEEDKAEEKMEVSPAEEEEEVTVKETKEDLSSVVDPLKSLAS
- the rcor1 gene encoding REST corepressor 1 isoform X1; translation: MPAMLERNPEAPGKRRGRAPAGGGGSGTGVAPNPGGKTLSGNGTSTNSCWEEGSSGSSSDEEHGGGGMRVGPQYQAVVPDYDPEVAKAAQVRENLGMLVWIPSSCLNQTQLDEYVTIAKEKHGYNMEQALGMLFWHKHNIEKSLADLPNFTPFPDEWTVEDKVLFEQAFSFHGKSFHRIQQMLPDKSMASLVRFYYSWKKSRSKTSLMDRQTRKHKRERGDSEDEADDGNLPSDSEFDQNNKKEVSSGSERSEVKPAAGLKTGKASQRMKKRPPRGMFLNQQDVVSLSSSSAQGLIRHLDSQLVSIKRQIQTIKQTNSALKEKVSSGIDEFRQPEVNQKFNTRWTTEEQLLAVQAIRKYGRDFQAISDVIGNKSVVQVKNFLVNYRRRFNLDEVLQEWEAEHGMEGGDRGGEEDKAEEKMEVSPAEEEEEVTVKETKEDLSSVVDPLKSLAS